In Desulfovibrio gilichinskyi, a genomic segment contains:
- a CDS encoding GGDEF domain-containing protein: MLINKETKFHSVALYLIMVLLLGLFLPLVTGMIITLEQERIRLEKKLSEFHRGTIKTLAIDTQDAMLSFSPEEVRNIASSLLKDERIVSIEVFSKLFDVYLLRVSKETPDHQFDSASLREEIVKDGEILGYVQVKIDKGWVIPRIKTYLNHIIILFSSMFLSTLLLVIPVIYYKILKPLTRLTKQAEILSKGELGIACEWQGKDELAMLGNTLDDMRSKLNANFNLMKEMAVTDELTGLPNRHGFYADIEKIMHLSKRYKRPLSIAIFDLDHFKIVNDTFGHGVGDDVLKEFARLIRSRIRKADLFARIGGEEFVMVMPETSIEAAKLFLNEVREAISANPFAHGETVTASIGVTEYSGNEQLDQLLEAADIALYKAKNNGRNQVVVELTA; encoded by the coding sequence GTGTTAATAAATAAAGAAACAAAATTTCATAGTGTAGCCCTGTACTTAATCATGGTTTTGCTGCTTGGATTGTTCCTTCCGCTTGTTACCGGTATGATCATAACCCTTGAGCAGGAGCGGATAAGGCTGGAAAAAAAGTTGTCTGAGTTTCACCGCGGAACTATTAAAACACTTGCGATAGACACTCAAGATGCAATGTTATCATTTTCTCCGGAAGAGGTTCGTAATATTGCAAGTTCGCTTCTGAAAGATGAGCGCATAGTCAGTATTGAAGTTTTTTCTAAACTTTTTGACGTTTACCTTTTGCGGGTATCCAAAGAAACACCAGATCATCAATTTGACTCTGCGTCTCTGCGAGAAGAGATTGTTAAAGATGGTGAAATTTTGGGTTATGTCCAAGTTAAAATTGATAAGGGGTGGGTTATTCCACGAATTAAAACTTATCTGAATCATATTATAATTTTATTTTCATCTATGTTTTTAAGTACTTTGCTACTGGTAATACCTGTAATCTATTATAAAATATTAAAGCCTCTTACGCGACTTACAAAGCAGGCAGAAATTTTGTCTAAGGGAGAGCTGGGAATTGCGTGCGAGTGGCAGGGTAAGGATGAGTTGGCCATGCTTGGCAATACTTTGGATGACATGCGCAGTAAACTTAATGCTAATTTTAATTTAATGAAAGAAATGGCGGTAACTGATGAGCTTACCGGCCTTCCTAATAGACATGGTTTCTACGCAGATATTGAAAAAATTATGCACTTGAGCAAACGGTATAAACGTCCTTTGTCTATCGCCATTTTTGATTTAGATCATTTTAAAATTGTCAATGATACCTTCGGACACGGGGTTGGTGACGACGTTTTAAAAGAGTTTGCCCGCTTGATTCGAAGTAGGATTCGCAAAGCTGATCTTTTCGCCAGGATTGGAGGTGAGGAGTTTGTTATGGTTATGCCTGAGACTTCAATTGAAGCCGCAAAATTGTTTCTGAATGAAGTTAGAGAAGCAATTTCTGCAAATCCATTTGCCCATGGGGAAACTGTGACTGCCAGTATCGGGGTCACCGAATATTCCGGAAATGAGCAACTTGATCAGCTATTAGAAGCAGCTGATATCGCCTTATACAAAGCTAAAAATAACGGACGTAATCAGGTAGTAGTTGAACTTACAGCTTGA
- a CDS encoding purine-nucleoside phosphorylase — MTSPDLTSSITSHILEKIDNFQVGTTGIILGSGLGEAITKLDNAIEIPYSEIPGLPQSTVKGHSGRLIYGFMNKKPVLVFSGRFHLYEGYSAAEACTSIRIMGTLGIKKVFLTNAAGAINPQFDAGDLMLITDHINFTGQSPLTGHNYEEWGLRFPDMSKVYCEELIKTALEAAKAVSVRLERGVYIQLSGPNLETPAETRMFRLLGGDAVGMSTAIEAVAAVHMGMKVMGIACLTNKNLPDCMAETTHEDVIEQASKSSAAMSALIREIISRMD, encoded by the coding sequence ATGACCTCCCCCGATCTAACAAGTTCTATTACCAGTCATATACTAGAAAAGATAGATAATTTTCAAGTTGGAACCACAGGAATTATTTTAGGTTCAGGACTTGGAGAGGCAATCACAAAATTAGATAACGCAATTGAAATTCCCTATTCAGAAATCCCCGGACTTCCGCAGTCAACAGTCAAAGGGCACAGCGGCCGCTTAATATATGGTTTTATGAATAAAAAACCCGTTCTGGTTTTCAGCGGCAGATTCCACCTTTATGAAGGTTATTCTGCAGCAGAAGCCTGCACAAGCATTCGCATAATGGGAACGCTCGGAATCAAAAAAGTTTTTTTAACCAATGCTGCCGGAGCTATCAACCCGCAATTTGATGCAGGCGACCTGATGCTTATAACTGATCATATTAACTTTACAGGACAGTCGCCTCTGACCGGACACAACTATGAAGAATGGGGATTAAGATTCCCTGATATGAGCAAAGTTTATTGCGAAGAACTCATAAAAACGGCGCTTGAAGCGGCAAAGGCTGTATCTGTCCGGCTTGAACGCGGTGTTTACATCCAGCTTTCAGGCCCTAACCTTGAAACTCCGGCTGAAACCAGAATGTTCAGACTTCTGGGCGGTGACGCAGTCGGCATGTCCACAGCAATAGAAGCTGTTGCGGCCGTTCATATGGGAATGAAAGTAATGGGCATAGCCTGCCTGACAAATAAAAATCTGCCGGACTGCATGGCTGAAACAACTCACGAAGATGTAATCGAGCAGGCATCAAAATCATCTGCTGCCATGTCTGCGCTTATTCGTGAGATTATCTCCCGTATGGATTAA
- a CDS encoding motility protein A, whose amino-acid sequence MDFSTLIGMLVGLSLVVGAIFMGGAVDIFVNLPGMMIVIGGTLASICVAFPFEEVVQAIIAGFKAFASRKVKVNEVVNIMVKVAEISRREGLIALENVQTENVVLRKSCQLIADNADPELIRTTLQIEISAMKRRHKIAHDVYKRLAGLAPAFGMLGTLIGLVQMLSNLEDPKSIGPAMAVAILTTFYGSVLATVLFIPIGAKLRARTLQEQLHLEIIFEGAKCILENNNPRLVYEKLSSFLAPKDRTDSKP is encoded by the coding sequence ATGGATTTTTCCACACTAATCGGAATGCTTGTCGGGCTTTCTCTTGTTGTCGGTGCAATCTTTATGGGCGGGGCTGTTGATATTTTTGTCAATCTTCCCGGTATGATGATTGTTATAGGCGGCACTCTTGCTTCTATCTGTGTTGCTTTTCCTTTCGAAGAAGTAGTGCAAGCCATTATTGCCGGTTTCAAAGCCTTTGCTTCACGAAAAGTTAAGGTGAATGAAGTTGTCAATATTATGGTTAAGGTTGCTGAAATAAGCAGACGTGAAGGGCTCATTGCTCTTGAAAATGTGCAAACAGAAAATGTTGTTTTAAGAAAATCCTGCCAGCTTATTGCTGACAATGCTGATCCTGAACTTATCCGCACTACTCTTCAAATAGAAATATCCGCCATGAAAAGACGGCACAAGATTGCGCATGATGTTTATAAACGTCTTGCGGGACTTGCTCCTGCTTTCGGTATGCTCGGAACTCTCATCGGGCTTGTGCAGATGCTTTCAAATCTTGAAGACCCGAAATCTATCGGTCCTGCAATGGCTGTCGCTATTTTAACCACTTTTTATGGTTCAGTTTTGGCAACTGTCCTCTTTATACCTATCGGGGCTAAGCTTAGAGCCCGAACTCTTCAAGAACAATTGCATCTGGAAATTATTTTCGAAGGAGCTAAATGTATCCTTGAAAATAATAACCCGAGACTTGTTTACGAAAAATTGTCATCTTTCCTCGCTCCTAAAGATAGAACGGACAGTAAGCCATGA
- a CDS encoding 4Fe-4S dicluster domain-containing protein encodes MKVTRKLIHIDEELCNGCGECVPGCAEGALQIIDGKARLVAEKFCDGLGACLGECPTGALTVKDVETEDFDPEAVRDLLTKQGREVPDHMPSPESLRLDKAAAKSAPKSGCGSSKVMEFTPCQKANVPTDMAIEAGPSHLTHWPIQIRLVQPEAPFLKGADLLLTADCVAVSMPGYHERFLPGRKVLMGCPKFDDVELYIERLTAIFATCGLKSITLLEMEVPCCSNMSKITEQALKKSGVDIPAEKIIVARTGEIIFKGGLTQPVFA; translated from the coding sequence ATGAAGGTTACGAGAAAACTCATTCATATTGACGAAGAACTCTGTAACGGTTGCGGAGAGTGTGTTCCGGGCTGTGCAGAAGGTGCATTACAAATTATTGACGGTAAGGCCCGTCTGGTTGCTGAAAAATTTTGTGATGGTCTGGGAGCGTGTTTGGGCGAGTGTCCTACAGGAGCTCTTACTGTTAAGGATGTGGAAACCGAAGATTTTGATCCTGAAGCTGTACGGGATTTACTTACAAAGCAGGGCAGAGAAGTGCCGGACCATATGCCTTCCCCTGAAAGTTTGAGGCTTGATAAAGCTGCTGCGAAATCCGCCCCTAAATCCGGCTGTGGAAGTTCAAAAGTTATGGAGTTTACTCCATGCCAAAAGGCTAACGTGCCGACTGATATGGCAATCGAAGCAGGGCCTTCACATCTTACACATTGGCCTATTCAGATTCGTCTTGTTCAGCCCGAAGCACCGTTTCTTAAAGGGGCGGATCTTTTACTCACCGCAGATTGTGTTGCCGTCTCCATGCCCGGATATCATGAAAGATTTCTTCCCGGACGCAAAGTGCTGATGGGTTGCCCTAAGTTTGATGATGTTGAACTTTACATTGAAAGACTTACAGCCATCTTCGCAACATGTGGACTTAAGTCGATCACTCTCCTTGAAATGGAAGTTCCGTGCTGCTCAAATATGAGTAAAATTACTGAGCAGGCTCTTAAAAAATCCGGTGTTGATATCCCTGCTGAGAAGATTATCGTCGCTCGCACAGGTGAAATAATTTTTAAAGGCGGTCTTACTCAGCCTGTTTTTGCTTAG
- a CDS encoding BMP family ABC transporter substrate-binding protein produces the protein MVLNKMVVMRNFYILNVLLLAFFVSFVSAYADNFKPVVVYQGSIDKNSFNLAIHEGVQRFSEKTGANCTEAVVGFKMNDYLKTVKKYADEGYSPIFIPYGNHFVQLVNFVRKYPASRFIVLGTVYDEPNIFSFIMSEHEGSFLAGALAAMASKSKVIGFVSIQDIPFLRRFCCGYVQGAKYIDPHIKVLKGFTGNYPGAWFDGNATAALANNMIDKGADVIYQVAGGAGPAVLKAAAERGKLGIGVDINQNGLYPGSVLTSMIKRTDKAVFAALMLAKRGVWRDNYKRLGLEQDAVGVVFDENNKSLVSFEMRARIENIKNEIELGSIRVHDYTEDMKCSACVNK, from the coding sequence ATGGTTCTAAATAAAATGGTGGTTATGCGTAATTTTTATATTTTAAATGTGTTGCTTTTGGCATTTTTTGTAAGCTTTGTCAGTGCTTATGCTGATAATTTTAAACCTGTGGTGGTTTATCAGGGTAGTATTGATAAAAATTCATTTAATCTGGCCATTCACGAGGGTGTTCAACGTTTTTCTGAAAAAACTGGAGCGAATTGCACCGAAGCTGTTGTAGGCTTTAAAATGAATGATTACCTTAAAACAGTTAAAAAATATGCAGACGAAGGTTATTCCCCAATATTTATACCTTATGGAAATCACTTTGTTCAGTTGGTAAATTTTGTACGCAAATATCCGGCTAGCAGATTTATTGTACTTGGTACTGTTTATGATGAGCCGAATATATTCTCTTTTATTATGTCTGAACATGAAGGTTCCTTTTTAGCAGGAGCTTTGGCGGCTATGGCTTCGAAAAGCAAGGTTATCGGTTTTGTTTCAATTCAAGATATTCCTTTTCTGCGCCGCTTTTGTTGCGGGTATGTTCAGGGCGCAAAATATATTGATCCTCACATAAAAGTTCTTAAAGGTTTTACCGGTAATTATCCGGGGGCGTGGTTTGACGGTAATGCTACAGCAGCACTGGCAAACAATATGATAGATAAAGGGGCGGATGTCATTTATCAGGTGGCAGGTGGGGCAGGTCCAGCTGTGCTTAAGGCTGCTGCGGAGCGTGGAAAACTTGGAATCGGTGTGGATATAAATCAGAATGGTTTATATCCCGGCAGTGTTCTTACTTCAATGATCAAGCGTACTGATAAAGCTGTTTTTGCCGCTTTGATGCTAGCTAAAAGAGGTGTTTGGCGCGATAATTATAAAAGGCTCGGACTTGAGCAGGATGCTGTCGGGGTCGTTTTTGATGAAAACAACAAATCATTGGTCAGTTTTGAAATGCGCGCGCGTATTGAGAATATAAAAAATGAAATTGAGCTTGGTTCAATTCGTGTTCATGATTACACTGAGGATATGAAGTGCTCTGCTTGTGTTAATAAATAA
- a CDS encoding Crp/Fnr family transcriptional regulator yields the protein MKKTHNLGQINLFAGLSESQLEKLESIAVPRKVIRGEQLFSMGQDASGFYSVEDGRVKIYRESLSGKEQIIHIFGCGEIFGEVPVFQGTSYPASAVALEDSTLLYFSRDRFERIIKEDSSLAMSMLALLSGRLRQMVNKVAALSLEEVPGRLASYLLLLKTTQNSNVLELDLQKGQIAAYLGTIQETLSRIFKKMSEQGLIKVDKNTVEIIDEASLELIASGEEQL from the coding sequence ATGAAAAAGACACATAATCTTGGCCAAATAAACTTATTTGCAGGACTTTCGGAAAGCCAGCTGGAAAAACTGGAGAGTATAGCCGTCCCCAGAAAAGTTATTCGCGGTGAACAACTCTTTTCCATGGGGCAGGATGCCAGCGGCTTTTACAGTGTCGAAGATGGCAGGGTCAAGATTTACAGGGAATCACTTTCCGGTAAAGAGCAGATCATACATATTTTCGGGTGCGGAGAAATTTTCGGGGAAGTACCTGTTTTTCAAGGCACAAGTTATCCCGCAAGCGCAGTGGCTCTCGAAGACTCAACGCTGCTCTATTTTTCACGCGACAGATTTGAAAGAATAATTAAAGAAGACTCGAGTCTCGCCATGAGTATGCTGGCTCTGCTGTCAGGAAGGCTCAGACAGATGGTCAATAAAGTAGCCGCCCTCAGCCTTGAAGAAGTACCCGGAAGGCTGGCAAGCTATCTGTTGCTGCTGAAAACAACTCAGAACTCAAATGTTCTGGAACTTGACCTGCAAAAAGGACAGATAGCCGCATACCTAGGCACAATACAAGAAACACTCTCACGCATTTTTAAGAAAATGAGCGAACAGGGATTGATAAAAGTCGACAAAAACACTGTCGAAATTATTGATGAGGCATCTCTGGAACTTATTGCGAGCGGGGAAGAACAACTTTAG
- the hcp gene encoding hydroxylamine reductase, translating to MFCNQCEQTAKGQGCTVKGVCGKTDETSAIQDLLIRVLAELGTVAVKARGEGLEIPSAVNRLTAEAVFSTLTNVNFDDERFIPIVKNVAAARDELLGKLKGGCSCGGATKVGATAAELSKQGEAFSTASFDENPDLRSLKQILIYGLKGVAAYVDHAAILGQEDPAVFAFIHEALAASLKPLSMDELVALCMKCGEVNLRAMELLDAGNTGTYGHPVPTEVPLGAKAGKAILVSGHDLKDLRGLLEQTEGTGINIYTHGEMLPCHGYPELKKFSHFYGHYGTAWQNQVKEFAEFPGAILMTTNCIQKPAETYKGDIYTTGLVGWPGVTHVPNNDFSEVIAKAKELPGFPADTDKGTVLCGFARNAVLGVADKVIEGVKSGAIRHFFLVGGCDGAKPGRNYYTEFVEKVPSDCVILTLACGKFRFFDKKLGDIGGIPRLLDIGQCNDAYSAIQIAVALAGAFECGVNELPLSMILSWYEQKAVSILLTLLHLGIKDIRLGPSLPAFITPNVLNFLVENFNIMPISTPDEDLKAILG from the coding sequence ATGTTTTGCAATCAATGTGAACAGACAGCAAAAGGGCAAGGATGCACCGTAAAAGGTGTGTGCGGAAAGACTGATGAAACTTCGGCAATTCAGGATCTTTTGATCCGCGTTCTTGCAGAGCTTGGAACCGTTGCGGTTAAAGCCCGCGGTGAAGGTCTTGAAATTCCTTCAGCTGTGAATCGCCTTACTGCCGAAGCTGTTTTTTCAACTCTTACTAATGTAAATTTTGATGACGAAAGGTTTATCCCTATCGTTAAAAATGTTGCAGCAGCAAGAGATGAACTCTTAGGAAAATTAAAGGGCGGATGCTCTTGCGGCGGTGCTACTAAAGTCGGCGCAACTGCTGCTGAGCTCAGCAAGCAGGGCGAAGCCTTTTCGACAGCTTCGTTTGATGAAAATCCAGATCTGCGTTCACTTAAGCAGATTCTTATATACGGACTTAAGGGCGTTGCCGCTTACGTTGACCATGCTGCAATTCTCGGACAGGAAGATCCAGCGGTATTCGCATTTATCCATGAAGCACTTGCTGCATCACTCAAGCCTTTGAGTATGGATGAGCTGGTCGCTCTCTGCATGAAATGTGGTGAAGTGAACCTTAGAGCAATGGAACTTCTGGACGCAGGTAACACCGGAACATACGGTCATCCTGTGCCTACTGAAGTGCCTCTCGGAGCTAAAGCAGGTAAAGCAATCCTCGTTTCAGGTCATGATCTTAAAGATCTTCGCGGTTTGCTTGAGCAGACTGAAGGTACCGGAATTAATATTTATACACATGGTGAAATGCTTCCTTGTCATGGATATCCTGAACTCAAAAAGTTCAGTCACTTCTATGGTCACTACGGAACTGCATGGCAGAATCAGGTAAAGGAATTTGCTGAATTCCCCGGTGCTATTCTTATGACCACCAACTGTATTCAGAAGCCGGCTGAAACATATAAAGGTGATATTTACACAACCGGATTAGTCGGATGGCCCGGAGTAACACATGTTCCTAACAATGATTTCAGCGAAGTCATTGCTAAAGCCAAAGAGCTCCCCGGTTTTCCTGCTGATACAGATAAAGGTACTGTTCTTTGCGGATTCGCAAGAAACGCAGTCCTCGGTGTAGCTGATAAGGTTATCGAAGGTGTGAAATCCGGAGCAATCCGTCATTTCTTCCTCGTCGGCGGTTGTGACGGTGCTAAGCCCGGTCGTAACTACTACACTGAGTTTGTTGAAAAAGTTCCAAGTGATTGTGTTATTCTTACCCTTGCCTGCGGCAAGTTCCGTTTCTTCGACAAAAAACTCGGTGATATCGGTGGAATTCCCCGTCTGCTTGATATCGGACAGTGCAACGATGCATATTCCGCTATCCAGATTGCAGTTGCCCTTGCCGGAGCTTTTGAATGCGGTGTGAACGAGCTTCCATTATCCATGATACTTTCATGGTACGAGCAGAAGGCTGTTTCAATTCTTTTGACTTTGCTGCACCTCGGAATCAAGGATATTCGCCTTGGACCTAGTCTTCCGGCTTTCATCACCCCGAACGTGCTGAACTTCCTTGTTGAGAATTTCAACATTATGCCTATCAGCACTCCTGATGAAGATCTCAAGGCTATCTTAGGTTAA
- a CDS encoding 4Fe-4S binding protein — protein sequence MEKSAIINICRGIEGGECRFALFVEESFADRIEQTVIDSGWPEFLKKKFGDNISRHKAFSVNGAACPNGCSRPHISDIGLIRACVPLINHEECITCGECVRSCPDDAMAIVDGKVVITREKCLVCGLCTRTCPVEVISCSRNGWRVLVGGRLGRHPRLGAELPGVYSSNEVFFLISKSIKLWVENYEDGKRFGQIMDKIGHEKLLQD from the coding sequence ATGGAGAAATCAGCAATCATAAATATTTGCCGTGGGATTGAAGGCGGAGAATGTCGCTTTGCTCTTTTTGTTGAAGAGAGTTTTGCCGATAGAATTGAGCAGACCGTGATAGATTCCGGGTGGCCTGAATTTCTTAAAAAGAAGTTTGGTGATAATATTTCGCGTCATAAGGCTTTCAGTGTTAACGGAGCTGCGTGTCCCAACGGTTGCTCACGTCCGCATATTTCTGACATAGGACTTATCCGTGCATGTGTGCCGCTGATTAATCACGAAGAATGTATCACATGCGGTGAATGTGTGAGGAGCTGTCCGGACGATGCAATGGCAATAGTTGACGGCAAGGTTGTTATCACACGTGAAAAATGCCTTGTTTGCGGGTTATGTACACGCACTTGCCCTGTTGAAGTTATTTCATGTTCCAGAAACGGGTGGCGAGTTCTTGTCGGAGGACGTCTCGGCAGGCATCCTCGTTTAGGAGCAGAGCTTCCCGGAGTATACAGCAGCAACGAAGTTTTCTTTTTGATTTCTAAGAGTATTAAACTTTGGGTAGAGAACTATGAAGACGGCAAACGATTCGGGCAGATTATGGATAAAATCGGCCACGAGAAATTGTTGCAGGACTAA
- a CDS encoding ferredoxin codes for MSRLVTVDIDVCIGCEACVETCPEVFSMGPGDLAQVYNPDGASEDKIEEAMDTCPVNCILWED; via the coding sequence ATGAGTCGTCTTGTAACTGTTGATATTGATGTCTGTATAGGATGCGAAGCTTGCGTGGAAACATGTCCTGAAGTCTTTTCCATGGGGCCGGGCGATCTTGCTCAGGTCTATAATCCTGACGGAGCTTCTGAAGATAAAATTGAAGAGGCCATGGATACGTGCCCTGTTAACTGTATATTGTGGGAAGATTAA
- a CDS encoding chemotaxis protein: protein MSSKILLKAGTNEVEILELYLDEGTGDKKKRWSFGLNVAKVKKIIKEDDLKNFSGRKDGTSNKVGSGKIDTHNILVLGMFEFMGSVIPLIDLSGWLRMDKVRGENRMVLITEFNNVTSAFLVSGVNRIHRISWEELESLQGDMAKYAEGTIIGTVKLTDPNRILQVLDLEQALDDLSPAKGDAVLLDVAQVDEVFFKALCADDSRSMRNLVKQALEKGGFSVEAFVNGKDLWDALLTFKDKSEREGKPITDYLQLVVSDIEMPGMDGHAVTRRIKADPILKELTVFLFSSLITEELLHKGASVGADRQYSKPQIASLVAQAWEDANTMMEAHR from the coding sequence ATGTCGAGCAAGATCCTTTTGAAAGCCGGAACTAATGAAGTTGAAATTCTTGAACTATATCTTGACGAAGGTACCGGCGACAAAAAGAAGCGTTGGTCCTTCGGGCTTAATGTAGCCAAAGTTAAAAAAATAATTAAAGAAGATGACTTAAAGAATTTCTCAGGCCGTAAAGACGGAACAAGTAATAAAGTCGGTTCAGGCAAAATAGATACACATAATATCCTTGTTCTGGGGATGTTCGAATTTATGGGATCTGTCATTCCGCTTATCGATCTTAGCGGCTGGCTGAGAATGGATAAAGTGCGCGGTGAAAACCGGATGGTGCTAATCACTGAATTTAATAATGTGACCAGTGCATTTCTAGTTTCCGGCGTTAACAGAATTCATCGCATAAGCTGGGAAGAACTTGAATCATTGCAAGGTGATATGGCTAAGTATGCTGAAGGAACAATTATCGGAACAGTAAAATTGACTGATCCTAATCGTATTCTTCAGGTGCTCGATCTTGAACAGGCGTTGGATGATTTAAGCCCTGCTAAAGGTGACGCCGTCCTGCTTGATGTTGCTCAGGTTGATGAAGTCTTTTTTAAAGCTCTATGTGCGGACGACTCTCGTTCTATGCGTAATCTGGTAAAACAGGCTTTGGAGAAAGGCGGTTTTTCCGTGGAAGCCTTTGTTAACGGTAAAGACCTTTGGGATGCCCTTTTGACATTTAAAGATAAGTCCGAACGTGAAGGAAAGCCTATTACGGATTATCTCCAGCTTGTTGTTTCCGATATTGAGATGCCGGGTATGGACGGTCATGCCGTGACACGCAGAATCAAGGCTGACCCGATTTTGAAAGAATTGACCGTATTTCTGTTTTCATCACTTATTACTGAGGAATTATTGCACAAAGGAGCTTCTGTAGGAGCGGATAGACAATATTCTAAACCTCAGATTGCGTCTTTGGTTGCACAGGCATGGGAAGACGCAAATACAATGATGGAGGCTCACCGCTAG
- a CDS encoding 4Fe-4S binding protein produces MPVFIITISYLLLAAHSIRLGDMGLAVCFLGCGGLIFIKERWVAVVTTAVLGGGALLWIIKGAQLISLRIGFGEDWLRLGIIMGALFGVTFFSAILPLLPAGIKWFHRDPDKMWFKSAIFLLTALLLEIVRSKAPFPVLLLDRFFPDWGRAEIFILSAYAAWIGGKMFLPDGAKMIRPRIWAFFSVVFFFQLMLGLTGLDLFLMTGHLHLPVPALIVGGPVFRGSGFFMPILFAVSVFMVGSAWCSHLCYIGAWDDQFSRISGKRPSAKFPHALIWMRLILLILVVTVAWGFRVAGVSGTVAVLWAVFFGLIGLFVMLLFSRKMGMMVHCSSFCPMGIVANILGKVSPWRIKITSGCTMCGRCSRVCRYGALRKEDLKSGHPGLSCTLCGDCISPCTHGCIGYKLPFLSFDKSRKIFLVLTISFHALFLGVARM; encoded by the coding sequence TTGCCAGTTTTTATAATCACGATATCTTATTTATTGCTTGCCGCTCATAGTATTCGTCTCGGAGATATGGGACTTGCTGTGTGTTTTTTGGGTTGCGGGGGGCTGATTTTTATCAAAGAACGCTGGGTTGCAGTTGTTACCACGGCGGTTCTTGGAGGCGGCGCGCTCCTCTGGATCATCAAAGGTGCACAGCTTATAAGTCTGCGGATAGGGTTCGGTGAGGATTGGCTCAGATTGGGAATTATTATGGGAGCACTTTTCGGTGTTACGTTTTTCTCTGCAATTTTGCCCTTGCTGCCGGCAGGAATAAAATGGTTTCATCGTGATCCTGATAAAATGTGGTTTAAATCTGCTATTTTCCTACTAACGGCCTTGCTGCTGGAAATAGTTCGCAGCAAGGCTCCTTTTCCCGTATTACTGTTAGACAGATTTTTCCCCGACTGGGGCAGGGCTGAGATATTTATTTTGTCTGCTTATGCTGCTTGGATCGGTGGAAAGATGTTTTTGCCGGATGGTGCAAAAATGATCCGGCCACGAATATGGGCTTTCTTTTCAGTTGTATTCTTTTTTCAATTGATGCTCGGCTTAACAGGATTGGATCTGTTTCTGATGACAGGACATCTGCATCTTCCTGTTCCGGCTCTCATTGTCGGCGGCCCTGTTTTTAGAGGAAGCGGATTTTTTATGCCGATTCTTTTTGCCGTGTCCGTGTTTATGGTCGGTTCCGCTTGGTGCAGTCACCTCTGTTATATCGGCGCATGGGATGATCAATTCAGCCGCATCAGCGGTAAACGTCCGTCTGCAAAATTTCCACATGCTCTTATATGGATGCGCTTGATCCTTTTAATTTTAGTGGTGACAGTTGCATGGGGTTTCAGAGTTGCAGGCGTTTCAGGCACAGTAGCTGTTTTATGGGCCGTTTTTTTCGGTCTGATAGGACTTTTTGTGATGCTTCTTTTTTCGCGCAAGATGGGAATGATGGTACATTGTTCATCATTTTGCCCCATGGGGATTGTTGCGAATATTCTTGGTAAAGTTTCACCGTGGAGAATTAAAATTACCTCAGGTTGCACCATGTGCGGGCGTTGCAGCAGAGTTTGCAGGTATGGTGCTTTGCGTAAGGAAGATTTGAAATCAGGTCATCCGGGACTATCCTGCACTCTTTGCGGAGATTGCATTTCTCCATGCACTCACGGGTGCATCGGTTATAAATTACCTTTTTTATCTTTTGATAAATCACGCAAAATTTTTCTTGTTCTGACGATCTCGTTTCATGCTTTATTTTTAGGCGTAGCTAGGATGTAA